In Rhinatrema bivittatum chromosome 11, aRhiBiv1.1, whole genome shotgun sequence, a single window of DNA contains:
- the GATC gene encoding glutamyl-tRNA(Gln) amidotransferase subunit C, mitochondrial: protein MWRRKLWLGAFLSPTARAESQRPSQNAPLSRCSRVPQNPTWQPTQESQLFKKPTITMEVIDHLEHLALVDFRNQEGVQGLEKAIQFADQLHEVHTEGVEPLVSVLEDRCLFFREDDVEGVNCAKLLLANAQQKIEEYFVAPPGNTLVPKVDG from the exons ATGTGGCGGCGTAAGCTATGGCTTGGCGCGTTCCTCAGCCCAACAGCACGAGCTGAATCTCAACGCCCGAGTCAAAACGCGCCTCTCAGCCGCTGCAGCAGG GTACCCCAGAATCCAACATGGCAGCCTACACAGGAGAGCCAACTCTTCAAG AAACCCACAATTACTATGGAGGTGATTGATCATTTAGAGCATCTTGCGTTGGTTGATTTTCGTAACCAAGAGGGTGTGCAAGGTCTGGAGAAAGCTATCCAATTTGCTGATCAGCTTCATGAAGTTCACACTGAGGGGGTGGAGCCACTAGTCTCAGTACTGGAGGACAG GTGCTTGTTCTTTCGAGAGGATGATGTAGAAGGGGTCAACTGTGCTAAGCTGCTGCTGGCAAATGCTCAGCAGAAGATCGAAGAGTATTTTGTGGCACCTCCAG GTAACACCCTTGTACCGAAGGTTGATGGCTAA
- the TRIAP1 gene encoding TP53-regulated inhibitor of apoptosis 1: protein MNSVGEECTEMKREYDQCFNRWFADKFLKGEGSRDPCSELFRKYQLCVQKAIKEKEIPIEGLPFMGPSKEKADDCP from the exons ATGAACAGCGTAGGCGAGGAGTGCACGGAGATGAAGCGCGAGTATGACCAGTGTTTCAACCGCTGGTTCGCcgacaagttcctgaagggagAGGGCTCGAGGGACCCGTGCAGCGAGCTCTTCCGGAAATACCAGCTCTGCGTGCAG AAAGCTATAAAGGAGAAGGAAATCCCGATCGAGGGGCTGCCGTTCATGGGCCCGAGCAAGGAGAAGGCTGATGACTGTCCGTGA